The following nucleotide sequence is from Thermostaphylospora chromogena.
TTCGACCTGCGTCGCAGCCCATAACAGCCCGGCCTCTGTCTTGCCTGAACCGGTCGGAGCACGCAGCAGCAGATGGCCGTCCACGTCCGCCGCCTGCCGCTGATGCGGTCGTATCGTGTGCCCTTTGTCCGCGAACGTCTTCGCCAGCAGCGTGGGGAAGCCGTCGTCGAGCGGTTGGCGGGTGTGCAGAACACCGTGGGCGGAGGACAGGTGGTCGGCCAACGTGACGGCTCCTTGAAGCAGGACTGCCGCGACGCCTTCCTCCATGGACACCGGTTGCTCCCAGCGGTCCAGGACCTGGCCGAAGACCCGCCAGGCTTCCCCGATCACGTCGAGCTCGCCGTTCTGGGGAACGGTGACCGGCAATCCGGCTCGCCGGGCCGTATCCGCCAGCCAATCGACGAGTTCGGTTGCGGCCTTTTCAGGGATGGGCAGTAGGCGGTCCCGCCACTCGGTTTCGGATGCGCCGCCGTAGGAGGGCGCCAGCGGGCCACGTCCGCCCTCGAGATGTCGATGGTGGGTGACCACGCCGGTGGCGGTCCATAGCAGCAACAGCCCGTCCGAGAGGAGAGCGGGCAGGAAGCCGAGGGAGACGACCTCGTGTCGCTCACCCCAGGAGCGGACTCGTCCGGCGAGCATCGCCTGGAAGCCGTCGGGGATCTTCCCTGCGTCGTGACATAGCGCGGCGAGGCACGCCGCCTGCCAGAACATCCCCTGAGTGACCGATTCGGCCACGGAGATCATGCCTACTCGCCGCCGTAGTGCCTCCGCACCGACCAAGGTCGCCTCCAGGTGGGCGGTCAACGGTTCCGGCGGAGAGCTTTTGGCCAGCATCTTCTGGAGTCTCATGCCCGAACCTCCGCGAGCTGGGCGGGGTGTGTAGGAGGCAGCAGCGCCACCGCCCGGCCGTCTTCGTCCGCCCAGTCAGAGGCGACCTCCCGGTCGATGCGCGCCGAGGCGTCGAAACGGTAAGCGTCCCAGCGGGTGCGCCGACGATCCAGAGAGATCGCGGTGGGCAGCCGCAACAGCATCCCGGCCGAAGGGGAAGCGATCTCCTCCGGCAGTACGGCGGAGCCCTGGCGGCCGGGGCCGGAACGCAGCTGGACGCGCCGAGTACGCACCGCGACCAGATCTTGGCTCCGCCCCAGCCGCAGCGGCCACACCGGTCTGCGCAGCCGCCGCTCCCACAGCTCGACGTCGGCCGTCAGCCACACCGTCAGCGTCACGTCGGCCAGGAATCCACGCTCACGCGGGGTCGGATTGGCTTTCTTCCCCGTGGCGTCCAGCGGATGGTAGGTCTCCAGGTCCGCTCCCGATCCCCTGGCGTGGAACGCCATCGCAAACCGGGTATCCGGCCGCACAGCGCCCCAGCCGCCGGCCGCCGCCGCGAGCATGCCCCCCACCGTCGCCGGGGGCGGGCAGGGAAGCGTTACTTGCACACCGGCGTAGAGGGGGTTGCGGAAGGAGACGATCGGCGCGGTGACTGTGACTTCCAAGGCGACTACCGTCATTCCTTGGGATCCTCGAACCACGCGTCTCGGTCGCCGCGCTCGATCTGCTCGGCCAACGCTCCCAGCAGGACACGCGGATGGTCGAGCAGGAGACGCCCGTCGGCGATCAGATCGTTCAATTCGGAGCGCACCTGGCTGCGCTGATCTCCGAGGAAGCCCGGTGCCCAACCGAGGAGAACCTGGCCGTCCAGCTCATCAGCCCACGCCTCGATCTCCGCTCGTAATACCTCTGCGTCGAAGCGCACCTGATCCGCCCGGACGCCCAGCACCCGGGTGAACGGGTTGATCCCTCCCTTCATCGGGGCGAGCAGGATCATCGCCGGAGTGCGGTCACCGTAGTGCAGCGACCGCTTGGCCCCGCCACGCACCGTCGTCAGCGTCCGCAGCAGCAGCGCGGCCCGCCGCCGCCGTTCGACGATGCCGAGCCGCAGCGCGGAACACCCCCGGAAGGTCACCGGCTCGGCTCCGTTCGCCCGGGCCTGCTCGGCCGCAGGCTCCGGAAGGGCGATCTTCAGCCCTGCGCCGTCGATTTCGAAGACTCCGATCCGCGGCAAGTCCACCAGCACATCCCCGGCCAGTTCGGCGCTGTAGAACTCGTGGCTGTGCAGGACCGGGTTCTCTCCGGCGGCGAACCCTCGGCTCATCGTGCCGAAATCCAGCTCCGGGCGACGCGGCGCGACCGACACGAATGTTCCCGTCGCCAAGACCGTGTCACGCTGGCAGGTCTTGGTCTTGTCACCCTTGACCGCGACCATGTAGCCGAACAGATCATCGTCGAAATAGAGGTCGGGACGCCCCTGCGTATACGCCTGCTGTTTCCTACCGCTGCCTGAGCGCACCACCGGCGACACCGGTTCGGAGGCGGGCAGGGAATCGCGCAGCCACCGGCGGAACGCCTGCGCCGAAACGTAGGGGTGCACGTTACGACCAACCCGAAGCTGCTTCACTCGGGCGACGTTGTCCTCCCCCATCCCGTTGTTCGGCGCGCCGGCCACCACATCCAGGACGATCTTTCCTACCAGGTAGCTCACTATGACTCCTCGCCGTCGAGAAAAGCGCTGTCTTCTGGGTGGTCCTGCTCTTCTTCCGCCATCTCCGCCGCGACCTCGGCGCCGTCCTCGGGTTTGAACCCCAGTTCGTGCAGACGTTGAACCACCGATACGACGAGCAGCTCCCGGTGTAACCAGGCCTGCTCGACCTCCGGGTCGAACAGCAGGCGGAACTGGCGCTCAGTGATCAGCGGCCCCTCGACCGCGGCGTTCGGGTCAAGCAGGGTGTCGATGGTGCGGCGCCGGAGCCAGTACCGCATCTCCTTCGGGTTCTTGAGGGTGGCGTTGAAAGCCCGCAACGCTCCAGCGGAGTTCTCCGCACGCAGCCAGGCCGCGACCTGCGCGCCCACGGCGTTGATCTCGTCTATCTCACTTTGGTTCACATGCATCACCTCGGTTACGAAGGACAGGCACAGCCCGGCCAGGTCAGCAGCGTCCGGATGGATAACACCCCGGTTAAGACACGCACGCAGATACCTGGCGCACGCTCCGGCGATCCTTTCGGGGGACCGGAAGGCGTTCTGCGCCAGCTCGGCGACTCCCGGTTTCACCGGTGTGGCATGCGCGCGCAGCAACGCTGGAAAGCCCCGCCGCCGCGGGGGCCGCGCCGAGCGCCGAAGCCACTCGGCGACCGGCTGTTCCATCGACTGGATCTCCAGCATTGGGGCGCGGTTGTCGTTGCTGAAGATCAGCAGATCCACACCCGCGGTCAGCCGATCTTCATGTAGGCGCAATGCATGTAGCGCCAGCACCTCCCAGGCGGCGGGCCTCTTCTTTTCGGCCGCCCCAAGGGCGATCAATTGCAGATTGCGCTCCACCCGCCGCGACAGCGTCCGCGCCATGAACTTTTCGTCCCAGCTGTGCAGCGCGATGGATGGTCCTCCCGTCAAACGGCAGCCGTACGGCAGGGCGTAGAAACTGCACAAGCATGGCCAGCACAGCGCCATACCGGCATGACCGCGTGGTGTGCTGTTGCGGTACGTCTCGCGTTCCGCCAACGGCACATCGCGTTTGCCGAAGAACCCCACCGCCGGTCGCCCGCACAGCACGCATTCCGCGTTCGGCCGAGTAGACGGCATCCGACGCCACTCCCGGACGGCGTCGCGGATGACGGCATCGCTCTTCTTCGAGTTGCCGTGATGGTTCATCTTGGAGTTCGGGAAGAAGGACCGGCTGCATTTGAGCCAGAACCCCGCATCGATCTTCGTGTCCCGCACCAGCGCGGCGGCGACGGCGTCTGCGCTCATCGTCTCGACCGCCCGCTCGAACCCCTCCGGCGACAGGTGCTCCGGCGAGGACGCTTTGCCGAGTACTGCCAACGCGTAGGCACCGACCCGCTGCAGCGGGTGCGCGGTCAGCACCAGCCGCGTCTGCTCTGGATCGGTGCTCACCCCACTACCGTTCTCCATCCGCGTCACGCGGCCACCCAGCCGAAACCAGCGGCATTCGCCTGGCCCAGACCCCAGCTCCAAATCGCCTGGAGTGTCTCCGGCGCCCCGGTCAGCTCGACCTCGATCGGCGCTCCAGGCTTGAGTCCTCGACCCACCGCGAAGGACCGCTTCGCCCCCACCCAGGAGATAGCGGTCAGCGACACCTCCGGATCAAGGCCAAGTGTCTCGGCCTTGCGCCGGAGATTCCGCTGGAAGAACACCGGGAACTCGGGATCTGTAGGCATCAGCCACGCCTGCCGCGTGGTCCGCACCCCGGCCGCGTTAAGGCCCGTGCCCTTCATCACAACCGGCGTGGCCGTGCGGAACCTACCGCGTCCCTCCTTGAACGCCGGAGGGTCAACCACTGAGACGCCGAGCACCCGGAAGGCCGTCCCGCCCCAATCGAGCAGTTCCCGCTGTTTGATCCCCCGCGCGAACACCTCCACGACTTCGAATAGAGGGCTCCCAAACTCCACCCAGCCTCGCCCGCCAACCGCGTATGCACCACGCCTGCGCGGAGCCTTGGGGAAAACCGGCGCACTATGCCCCATCGGCACCATTCCGTACGGCCCAGCGCCCTGTTGGTGAAACTGGCGCCCAAGGGCAGGTGCCAACCGAGCCAACAGGTCGTACGCCAAAGACCGGCCCGGAGCCAGCACCTTCGCCCACGGCAACTCGGTGGCCGCCGTCGCAATCTCGACCCGAACCCTCACAGGGACCTCCTTTGTTTCCTCTCACCCACTACAGATGGACAAAGGCCCGAACCTCACGGTGCGAACCGCATTCGTGCAGGTGAGAGGGGTAACGAGAGAAGGAAGGTCGCCTTCGGGTGGGCAGGCGGGTTAACCTGCTGCCCTAAAAGACCTCCACCTCAACAGCGAGATCGTGAGGTGAAGTTCTGCAGCAAACCTCCCGGGGTTTCTGCACAACCGGAGGTTCACTGCAAAACATCTCCTCCGGTCAGCAGAAAATAAGATGCTGACCTGCGCCTTTACTATGGGGTCCTCATCTCCCCTGAGAGGGGTCGCAACGTGGTGCCGTGGAGGGCGCGGCGTTCGGCCCCGGGTCCTCATCTCCCCTGAGAGGGGTCGCAACAAGGAGCACGTAGTGATCACTGATGCTGTCCTGCGCGTCCTCATCTCCCCTGAGAGGGGTCGCAACACCACGGCCTCCTTAGTCGGGATCTCCACGACCACCGGTCCTCATCTCCCCTGAGAGGGGTCGCAACGTCCTGGTTGGTGACCTCCAACTCCCTCGTGGTCGTCCTCATCTCCCCTGAGAGGGGTCGCAACGTCCTGGTTGGTGACCTCCAACTCCCTCGTGGTCGTCCTCATCTCCCCTGAGAGGGGTCGCAACACACGGCTCCATCGGCAGCGTTGAAGGAGTAGAGGCGCCCGCATCGCCTTTGGGGACGGCCACGAGCAATACGTGCGATACGGGTACTTGCGTTCAGTTGCGTGGCTGGTCGGCGGTGGAGCGGTTGCGGTGTTGTTCCAAGCGAGCGGCGTTGATGATGAAGTCGGCGACTAGCTGCCGACCGTACGGGGATAGTTCGACCAGCGCGCGGAGGGCGTCACGGTTGAGGCCTGACTCGCCGACGAGGGAGGCGGCCGCGGCATGGTCGTGGAGGGATTCGGCGGTGTCGTCGTCGCCGAAGTAGCCGATCGGGACGCCGAAGAAGCGGGACAGAGCCTTGAGTGTCTTGAGCTGCGGGTTGTCGGAGCGGCCGGTGCGGAGCTTCCAAATGGCGGTGGAGGACAGCTCTTCACCGGTTGCTTCGGAGATGGCCGCGGCAGCTTCGGCGTTGTTGCGCGGGCGCGGACGGTCGGCCGGCCATCTGTTCTGAATCAGCCACTCGATCCTCTGCCCGAGCGATGGTGGCCCTGGTTCGTGGGATGCCGCCGGTCACACGGCGATCGCAGCATCCATCACCAAAACACGAAAAGTAATCGGCTCGACACGTGACGATGTGGGAGTGGACGCTCTCGCCGCCGACAACCCCGGCTTCTGGATGCTGCTCGTCTTAGCGCTGGCGGTGCTCTACATCCTCTCCACGCTGATCGGGTTGCTCCGCGGCGTGGAGAATCTGGCGCTGCTGGTGGTCATCAATCTCGTCGGCGGCATGACCTGCGTCGGCTGGCCCGCCACCCTGATCGGGGCCTTCCTGATGCCGAAGAAGTCCGGCCGTCCGCCTGAGTACCACCCGCGCTGGTAGCCGGTCACGGGAACAGGGTGGACATCGCCTGGTTCAGGGTGAGCGTGGGAATCCGGTGTCCCACCCACGGTGGCGCGTCCTTCCCCTCCAGATGGGTGATGGTGCCGTCGGTGTCCACGGCGCATGTGATGCCGTACGGCCAGCGATCCACCATCACGCCGAGCACCAGCGACTCCGCCCCCGCGGTGATCGCCCGGTCGAGCGCCTCGGCCGCCTCGCCTGGCGCGGCCATCACGAACAGCCAGGGCAGATCCTTGTGCCCGCCGAGCCCTTCCCGTTCGCCGGTACGGCGGACGATCTCCACCTCGACGTGCGTCACCACGTCTCGTACCGAGTCCAGCACCACCAGCGCCGGGTGCTTGGCCGTGACAGCGTCACCGAGCAGTCGGCGTGCCAACCCGTGCGGCATGACCACCTCGGCGGGGAAATCGATGCCCGTCAACAGTTCGACGAGGATCGCCCGCGCGACCCCCTCGGCTCCGGGACCGACGAGGCCCGTCCCGCGAAGGGCGGCCAGCGATATCGCGTACGCCACCGCACTTCCGGCCGCGATCTCCGCGGGTTCCAGGACCGGTCGCGGCTCCTGCGTAGGTTCGAGCTCTGGCTTCGCCCTCGGCACCGGGACGGGGAACTCATCCGTAGGCTGCTCATCCGGGTGCGTATCGGCGACCGCCAGACGTCTTTCCTTCCGTTCGGCCCGCCATTCACGCAGCGCTCCCCCGACGCTGAACGCGATACGACGACGCATGAGATAGGTCCCCGCCAGCAGCACAGCCATCGCTCCGCCCAAGGCAGCGGGTACGCCCCACGTTCCCTGGTCTACGGGGGCGTTGGCGTGCGGCACCGCCGGTCCTTGCTGCGGGACCGGCATGGGAGGGGACGACGGCGTAGGGAGGAACCCTTCCTCTTCCCCGCCGGGCTTTTCCATCTCGGGTTTTTCGGCGGGGTTCCGGGGTCGTGCGGCCTGCCGTCGGCGTGGCTCGGTGCGTGCTTCCTCCTCCGGCGGCTTGTGCGGTGCCCTTGTCCGGTTCGACGGCTCTTGCCGCGTCGGTTTGTGGAGTGTCTCCTCGGGTGCGTCGTGATCGGAAGGACGATGCCGCTGTTGAACGGGTCTGCGTTCCGAACGCCGCTTATCCGGCTTGGCCGTGGTCGTGGACTTGGGCTTGGGTGCAGGCTTGCCGGGCTCCTTGCGGGAGTCGCGCAGCACGCGCCCCCAATCGGGAGTACGTCCGCTGGTCAGCCACTCCCCGAGCTCCCGGTGAACGTTCTCGCACAGCCTCCGTTCGTCGAAAGCATCCCCGGCAGGTCCCTTCAATTTCGGGGGGCAACGCGGATCGCTCGCCCATACCGCCTTCGCCCCCACCGGTCCCAACAACACCGTGACCAGCGCGGCGAGCCCTGCCCACCGCGCCACTACTGCACCTCGACGGCGAAGCGAACAGTCCGACATCCTCAAGCGATCCCCCGTTGGAAACAGACCATCGCCGATCATTTTTTGATGATCACGTGGTCGTACGGCCGAGCCCATGCTTTTGCCGCTGATCAGGCCAACTTTTGGGCGATGCTCTACCGCCCCCCGGCCATGTCGGACTCCCGGCGCGGCCGGCCCCGGGCCTTTGCGGACGCTTCTCTCAGTACGACGTATCCCCGTCGGTTGCGCGACGACGGGCCGGGATGGGAAGTCCAGTACGGCCGAGCGCGCCGGAACCGATGCCGGACGCTGTGATCCCGCAGCGACTGTGTGAAGGTGGCGGGCGGCGACGTGGGCGGCAGTCGCCTGGAATGTGCGCTGCTGTTGTTCCCGTAGCTGCGCGAGCGCCGTGACGAGCCGGGACAGGTTGACCGCCAGCATCACCACCGCCTGGCCGGCGCCGCCCGGGGCTGATCCGGCCAGGGCCATCAGCCGTGCTATCCGCCGCAGCTGCGTTCCCACCGCGGTGGGGCGGGGGATACGCGCATACGGCATGCGCGCGGCCCGGTCGAAGGCGTCGGCCGCCCGCCACAGCGCCTGATCTTTCAGGAGATCGGCGGTGATGTGCAGCACATCCGAGGTCGCCCAGGCCGCATCGTCAGTCACGGCCGAATCCCGCGTGCGGCGGATCTGCTGGGCGGCCCATCCGACGACCGCTGCCGCATCTTCTAGGATCGCCCGGCGTTCGGTGGTCGAGAGCGGTTCGCCGGGGACGGTGCTGGTGTTCTGCCAGCCCTGCGAGCTCGGCACGGTCACGTCGGCGGCCGGCCGGCTACTGGCAAGCCAGTGCGGTGTGCTGGCCTGGTCGCAGGCGGCTGGCAGGGTGAGGGCGTATCCAGTCACCTCGCCGGGATTCTCGGGATTCTGCTGGCTGTAGTGCTCGCGGATGCGGGTTCCGGATTCCGCTAGGTGGCGGAAGAACTCTTCCTGCGTTCCGGCGTTGCAGGCGGTACGGCGGACGGCGGCACGGCCCAGTGCCCGTATTCCGTCCACCGATGCGTAGAAGGTGGAATCTGTTCTTCCGCTGTTCCGTCTCGTCCAGCGGGTGCGGAGTTTGGGCAAGGTCAAGTCGGCGGCCAGCCTTCCGCCGCCGTACCACACCATCTTCCCCGTCCGCGTGGTGTGACCGGGCAGGGCGACTGCATAGCCGACCATCTGATCGGGGTGGTGGTCTCTGTAGCGTTGACGGACCTGCACACCAGCAGCGTGCAGGCGGTGGAAGAACTCCTCCTCGCAGGCCGCGCCGGCCGCGGCGGTAAGCACCCGGCGGCGCAACGTGGTACGCGGCGGCTCATCCCAGCCGCACCGTCGCGCTTTTCGCTTTCCGCCCGTGTGCAACGGCGGGCGGCGGTGCGATCTCCCGGCGCCGTGGCCTGCACCCCCAACCGCCGCTCCATCTCCTGGCAGGCCTGGCGCACTTGGTAGAAGTCGTTCCACAGTCTGGGCCGGGTGCCGTCCTGGCGGGCCAGTGTGGCCACGATGTGGATGTGATCGGGCGCGTGCCGTACCGCCACCCACCGCACTGCCTCATCGTCGCCCCGCACTGCCAGCCCGGTGCGGTGCATGACCTCCTCGGCCACCTGGGCCCACTCCTCGTCGCTCAGGTGACGGTCGTGGGGCGGCGCGGACGATGCACTGCCACACCGGCCGCCGATCCTGGTGCTCGCCCAGGGCGGCCAGCGGCTGGTCCAGCAACCCGATCAGGTATCGGAAGTCTCGCCGCCCGTCCGCCCGCACCGGGGGTTCTATCTCGGCGGGGTGCCGCCAGCCCTGACCGCGTCCCTCGGCCATCGCTATCACCCCCGACCACCGGGCCGCACTCGGCGCCCAAGCTGATCGCCACCCGCGGTCAACCACCGCGGACGGCACCCCCTGTCGATCAGCAGAATGCGACCACAATCCCCACCGGGTCCACAGCTAAAAGGCCATTAGGCATATCTTGCTTCACACCGACACACCCCAACACCAACCAACAGCATCCCTCGACCAACCAGGCCGAAGCCGTCAACACCGCGCCTTTCACAAGGACGCAAGCCTATGTGCGCTTGATCACCACTCACAGCGCACCGTCTCTTGCCCAGCCTGCGGATATACACCCCAGAACCCTGATCGCATTCCCTGGCCTTCCCCTAAGCATCGGAAGCCGAAGGCAATCCAGCGCCGCTTTAAGAGAGCGGCGGTTGTGTGGCCAGCGCTGTAGCGTGAGTTACGCAAATACCTGCATGGTCCGCACTCTTCTCAAGATCACCCCCCTACATGTCCCCATACGACCCGAGGCAGCAACCGTCCGAACCAGCACTTCGGGGCGTCACTCATGCCTACCCAAGACATCCAGCACCGCCTGGAACTCAGCCTCCGCCTCCTCCAACCGCCCCAACTCAGCCAACGCCTCCGCCAGATCACTCCGACTGGTCAACGTGTCCGGATGCTCCTCCCCCAACACCCGACGACGAGCTTCCAACACCGCGCGAAACTCAGCCTCCGCCTCCTCCAGCCGCCCCAACTCACCCAACGCCCCCGCCAGGTTGTTCCAGCTGGTCAGCGTGATCGGGTGCTCCTCCCCCAACACCCGACGGCTAGCCTCCAACACAACACGGTGCTCAGCCTCCGCCTCCTCCAACCGACCAAGACTCCCCAGCACGAGTGCCAGATTGCCTCGGTTGGCCAACGTGATCGGCTGCTCCTCCCCCAACACCCGATGAGAGACCTCTAGCACCGCGCGGAACTCAGCCTCCGCCTCCTCCAACCGACCAAGACTCCCCAGTATGAATGCCAGATTGCCCCAGTTGGTCAGCGTGATCGGGTGCTCTTCACCCAGCACCCGCCTCATAGTCGGCAATACCGCCCGGATCTCGGCCACAGCCTCCTCCAGCCGCCCCAACCCCCCCAGCACCCCTGCCAGATCACCCCGGTCGGTCAAGGTGATCGGGTGCTCCTCCCCCAACACCCGACGAGAGACCTCTAGCACCGCGCGGAACTCAGCCTCCGCCTCCTCCAACCGACCAAGATTCCCTAACACGGACGCCAAGTTGCCGCGTGCGATTAACGTGTAGAAATGTTCCCTTCCCCGGCTGGTCGTCATCAGAGCCAGAGTGTGTCGAGCCAAGAGCTTGGCTCGGTGATAGTTGCCTTGACTGCGCTCGAAGTTGGTGGCTACAGGGAAAATCCAGTCGTCTTTGCCGGGTGTGTCCGTGATGGGGTGGTGGCGGATTAGGCTCTCCAGGTGCGGTGTGAGCATCTGCCATCTGCCGGTTCGCTCGGACGGAGGCAGGTCGGCGGCGGCCGACCAGGCGTCCGCCAGCCAAGACAGTGCCAGCTGTGGGGAGGACGGTTCGTCGGTGGCGGTCTGGGTACGGGTGTCGTCGGCTGCGGTGATGACCGCCTGCAGCAGGCGGTGCATGTTGAGGGTCTGTTCCTCCAGGGTGATCAAGCTGTATGAGGCCAGCAGACGCAGCACATCCAGCATCGCCGGATCCTCGGCCGCTTGGGCACCCCCGATGATGTCGCGGGGGATGCGATCGGGGGCGAAGCAAGCCAGGACGCGTAGTACCAGTTCGGCTTGAGGGTTACGGGTGCGGATGAGGGCCAGATGAGCGTCCCACAGCCGGGCGATCGTCTGCTGGGGGTCTGCTTCCTCGAGGGAGGCTTGGTAGAAGTGCAGCGGATGTTTGGCCAGTTGTTGTCGGTACCGGGCGGGGGAGATCCGCGCCTCGCGGATGTAGGAGGCGGCCTGTTCCAAGGCCAGTGGCAAGTATCCCAGCTCTTTGGCGATTGCCGCGAACACCGGTTCTTCATCAGGGTCAGGGGTGCGCTCGCTAACGGCCAAGAGCAGTTCGATGGCGGCCTGCGGGGTCAGGATGTCCAGTGACAGGTGGGTGACCCCGGCCGGCCAGGCCACCTGCCGCCGCGTAGTGATCACGATGTGGCCGGAGCGGAGCTGGCCCAAAAGATCCTGGATGTGGCGGGGGTCCTCGAGGTTGTCCAGCACCAGTAACCACCCGTCATGGGACTGCAGCCAGGCTTTGGCCCAGTCGGCTGCCTTGTCTAGGCCCAGTGCCATCGACAGCGCTACAGCCTGTGGCAGCGGAGGATGCAGCCGTTCGGCCAGGTGGGCTAAATCGGTGGTGATCTGCTCGGGATTGGTCGCGGTGATCCACCACACCACCCGATACCGGTCCTTGTGGCGGTCGATGTACTGGCGCGCCAGCTCGCTTTTGCCCACACCGCCCATGCCCTGGATCACCTGGCCGATGACCACCTGCCCTGACGCGCCGGTGAACGCCTCTTCGACCGCGGCCATGGCATCGGTACGGCCGACGAACACCTTCGAGTGGGCCCGCGGCAGATTCGTCACCCGCCCACCAGGCTCTACCGCCGCCGCAGGGCGCAGTGTTCCCGGCTCAAGCTTGATGATCGGCGAGTGGTCACCCGTGGTCGCTGCATTGATAACGAAAGCGGAGATCGAGCGATCTCCTTCGGCGTAGATACCTAGATCAGGCGTGGAGTCGGGCATGTGATCGTCCTATTATCGAGTGCCGGACGTGGTGTCACCGGTGGAGACGGTCCCGGAGATGGTGTGCGCGGCGATCGATCGCTCCCCCGATGCCTCGATCCTCACCGTGGCCGGAGGGATCGGGTGCGCCGCTGCCGGATCTGGACGACGATCGGCACGCCCGCTAGGAATGGGAGCGGCGGGCTGGGAACGCGGTGAGGCGACGGAACCATTACCAGTGGAGGCCGAGCCGGACATCTCATAGGCTGCGATCGACCTGGTTCCCCTCGCGGTGACCTGCACTCCGGCCGGAGCCGCACTGGAGACCACGGCGCGCCGAGCCAGGACGGTGCTGTACACCGATAGCGGAAAGCTGATCACAGCGATGACCATCCCGATGATGCTCGCCCACCGGTCGGCGTCCTCCAGCCCTGCTCGAAACAGCAGAACACCCACCCCCGTGCAGACGAGCCCTGCCACCGCACCGCCAGCCCATGCCAATACTCGCCATCTGCGCCTCATGTCTTCATAATGGATCACGACCCGCCCACGAGTATGTAGTTACTCGATATGGCCGGATCATTACCGATGATGATGGCCAACCGGATCGGACCTCAAGTGCGTACGCTCAGAAACGTAAACAGCAGTTCCTGATACTGTCGTCAGTCGCTACGATCTTCGAGTACTACTGATCCTCCGTTCCGCACGAAATGGCGTGTCCCTTGACATCGGCTCTTCGACCTAGACGACACGCTCATAGACCTGCAGGCGGCCTTCCGGATGTAGGCAGCGAAGTTCACTGAGGATCACCGGCTCGCCCCAGAGGCGGTCGACTGGCTGCCCCCTCGATCGTAAGAACTTGCCGCATCAG
It contains:
- the cas7i gene encoding type I-B CRISPR-associated protein Cas7/Cst2/DevR; translation: MSYLVGKIVLDVVAGAPNNGMGEDNVARVKQLRVGRNVHPYVSAQAFRRWLRDSLPASEPVSPVVRSGSGRKQQAYTQGRPDLYFDDDLFGYMVAVKGDKTKTCQRDTVLATGTFVSVAPRRPELDFGTMSRGFAAGENPVLHSHEFYSAELAGDVLVDLPRIGVFEIDGAGLKIALPEPAAEQARANGAEPVTFRGCSALRLGIVERRRRAALLLRTLTTVRGGAKRSLHYGDRTPAMILLAPMKGGINPFTRVLGVRADQVRFDAEVLRAEIEAWADELDGQVLLGWAPGFLGDQRSQVRSELNDLIADGRLLLDHPRVLLGALAEQIERGDRDAWFEDPKE
- the fxsT gene encoding FxSxx-COOH system tetratricopeptide repeat protein, with product MPDSTPDLGIYAEGDRSISAFVINAATTGDHSPIIKLEPGTLRPAAAVEPGGRVTNLPRAHSKVFVGRTDAMAAVEEAFTGASGQVVIGQVIQGMGGVGKSELARQYIDRHKDRYRVVWWITATNPEQITTDLAHLAERLHPPLPQAVALSMALGLDKAADWAKAWLQSHDGWLLVLDNLEDPRHIQDLLGQLRSGHIVITTRRQVAWPAGVTHLSLDILTPQAAIELLLAVSERTPDPDEEPVFAAIAKELGYLPLALEQAASYIREARISPARYRQQLAKHPLHFYQASLEEADPQQTIARLWDAHLALIRTRNPQAELVLRVLACFAPDRIPRDIIGGAQAAEDPAMLDVLRLLASYSLITLEEQTLNMHRLLQAVITAADDTRTQTATDEPSSPQLALSWLADAWSAAADLPPSERTGRWQMLTPHLESLIRHHPITDTPGKDDWIFPVATNFERSQGNYHRAKLLARHTLALMTTSRGREHFYTLIARGNLASVLGNLGRLEEAEAEFRAVLEVSRRVLGEEHPITLTDRGDLAGVLGGLGRLEEAVAEIRAVLPTMRRVLGEEHPITLTNWGNLAFILGSLGRLEEAEAEFRAVLEVSHRVLGEEQPITLANRGNLALVLGSLGRLEEAEAEHRVVLEASRRVLGEEHPITLTSWNNLAGALGELGRLEEAEAEFRAVLEARRRVLGEEHPDTLTSRSDLAEALAELGRLEEAEAEFQAVLDVLGRHE
- a CDS encoding CRISPR-associated endoribonuclease Cas6 codes for the protein MEVFARGIKQRELLDWGGTAFRVLGVSVVDPPAFKEGRGRFRTATPVVMKGTGLNAAGVRTTRQAWLMPTDPEFPVFFQRNLRRKAETLGLDPEVSLTAISWVGAKRSFAVGRGLKPGAPIEVELTGAPETLQAIWSWGLGQANAAGFGWVAA
- a CDS encoding superinfection immunity protein, yielding MDALAADNPGFWMLLVLALAVLYILSTLIGLLRGVENLALLVVINLVGGMTCVGWPATLIGAFLMPKKSGRPPEYHPRW
- the cas5 gene encoding CRISPR-associated protein Cas5, coding for MTVVALEVTVTAPIVSFRNPLYAGVQVTLPCPPPATVGGMLAAAAGGWGAVRPDTRFAMAFHARGSGADLETYHPLDATGKKANPTPRERGFLADVTLTVWLTADVELWERRLRRPVWPLRLGRSQDLVAVRTRRVQLRSGPGRQGSAVLPEEIASPSAGMLLRLPTAISLDRRRTRWDAYRFDASARIDREVASDWADEDGRAVALLPPTHPAQLAEVRA